The genomic DNA ATCATATACGGGGACGACGGGATAATTCTGAGTGGTTAACTCCGCCCGCCTAAGATGATAGACCGCATCGGGATCCCAGACGAGAGGACCGTCTTCAGAGAATACCAGGTTGTAATAGGGGAAGATGCGGATAGAGAGTATCACTCCTGTGAGAATGAGTATCTGGCGCCAGTGGGGACGCAGTTGACGCCACCAGCTGCGCAGACCGCAACGATGTGTCCTGTTTGTATTCAAGTCTGTTTACTCCAGAAACGATTTTGAATTAACGTCCATAAACCCACGAGCCCGTCATGCCAGCGGATCTTCTTTCCTTCGGAAAAAGATCGGGGATAGTAAGAAATGGGAACCTCGGTGATCTCGATGTGTCTGTTGCTTAGCTTAGCTGTTACTTCGGGGCAGAATTCGAATCCTCTGCATTTCATATCGAGATCTTGAATTACGTCTGTTCGGAATACTTTATAACAGGTGTACAGATCTGTGAGTCCACTCGAAAAGAGGAGATTCGCCACACGCGTAAGGAACCAGCTCCCCCACAGATATCGTGAATAGGAGACGGGACTTTTGCTTAATCGCCGTGAGCCGTACACCACTGATGAACTTCCCTCTATAATTGGTCTGATCAGGGCGGGATAATCTTTTGGATCATACTCAAGATCAGCATCCTGGATGAGCACAATGTCGCCAGACACAAAACTGATACCTGTCCGGACAGCGCACCCTTTACCGCGATTTTCTGAGTGGTAATAGGTTCTGATATTACTCTCCTCTAAGTTCTCAAGAAGTTGCCGCGAACCGTCTGTCGAACCGTCATCCACGATGATAATCTCCTTCTCGAGACCGATATCAACATCCTGAAGATTCCTAATCACTTCAGGCAGGTTTTCCGCTTCGTTATATGTGGGGATGATAATTGAAAGTTTCACGGCATTATTGCTATTTGAATGACCCGTAAGTTAGAACAATTTAGGTTAATCAATTGATGAGCTTGTTTTCGGTTGCCGACCTTCTGGAGAGAAACTAAATTCCGATCCGATAATTTAGGTGGAATTATATTAAGGAGTAAAGATGAACAGTAAATTGGACGAAAAAATCCTAAACATGTTGGATGAGGCAAACTTTCTCACCCTTGGGACATCCGTAGGGGGAAACTCGTCCGCGGCGAATGTTTTCTTTGCTAACGATGGATTTGACATTTACTGTTTCACATTTAATCCCACCCGCAAGGCGGAGCAGATGCGCGTCAATCCCCGGGTGCAGTGCGTGGTGCGACCTGACGGCACAGAGGGGATCAAAGAACTGCAGATAGAGGGGAAGGCCTCTCAGATCAAAGATTCAGCGGAGATCGAGAAGGCCTACAACATGATCTTGGAAGTGACAGACGCATTCAAGACTTACATGGAGGACGAATTCCTCAAGAAGAATAAGGTCATAGGATACTACAAGATCGAACCGACGGTTGTAAAGTACGTGGATTTTTATGCTGAGGATCAATTCGAGTGGCGTGAGTTCCCGGAAAATCGGGAATCGTTAGGTGCGGCCATACTCAAAGGGATGCTTCGTAAGGTGGGTCTCTACCTGCGGGCGGTTCGGGCGCCGTTTTTTACGGCCTCAATTGCACCGGTAGCGTTGGGAGGGGCGGTAGCCTACTTTAACTTTGGCGCCTTCGACTGGAGCCTCTTCTGGTGGACGTTTCTCGGTGCGATTCTTGCCCATGCCGGCACCAATACAGCCAACGACTACTCGGATCATGTCACCCGCAATGATGAAGTGAATAAGCTGTTCAGTCCCTTCAACGGTGGTTCGCGGATGATCCAGGCGGGACTCATGTCGCCGGCTAAGGTGTTTATCCTCTCTCTCACGGCATTCGCGGGAGCCATCGCCATCGGCCTGAAGCTGAATGCCCAACTCCACGGCGCACCGTTTGCTCTCAGCCCACTTTTATGGTTTGGCGTGGCCGGCGTGGCTCTCGGAATCTTCTACACGGGAGCACCGCTGCGTTTCAGCTACAACGGCTTTGGCGATCTGGGCGTTATGCTCGGTTTTGGGCCGGTTATGGCCCTCGGCGCCCACTATGTGCAGAAGCAGGCTCTTCTGCCTGCGGTGGAATGGAACTATTTGCCCATTCTGGCAGCGTCCGTTCCTGTGGCCATCTTGGTTGGATTGATCCTCTTTATTAATGGATTTCAGGATTACAGGGCCGACCGGGAGGTGGGGAAGCGTACGTGGATTGTCCGGACGGCGGACGGCGGTGACGTGGCTGACTATGCCCGACCGTTCGCCATCTACAAGGCATCTCTTTATCTCACGTTTATTTACATCTTAGCTTTGGGAGTGGCAGGAGCTGTTAATGCCGATTTTTCCACACCGTGGGTCGTGATCGCTCTGGCTCCTTTTCTGCTGGCACGAAAGGCCATCAAGATGGGAGAGGCGTGGCTCATGCGGTGGGCCGAGCGAGACGCAGATAGGGAGAAGCTCCCATACGAACTACTGTTAGTCAATGTCGCTACCATTGGAACCCATTTCTCCGTTGGACTGCTGATGACACTAGGATACTGGCTGGGATCGGTTCTCTGAGGTTTTGGGAAGTAAGAATACAGTTGAGCGAGAGCCTCACTATAGGGGCTCTTTTCTTATAGAATCGAAGCACGACATGGCGCGGATGTTCCGGCATGTGAGCCCTCGCTATGATCTGCTGAATCATCTCTTCAGTCTGGGTAGTGACATCCGCTGGCGCCGCAAGTCAGCGAGAGCTCTTAACTTCAGAACCGGCGATAAGATTCTGGATTTTGGTGCGGGGACGGGCGAATT from Candidatus Neomarinimicrobiota bacterium includes the following:
- a CDS encoding glycosyltransferase family 2 protein, translated to MKLSIIIPTYNEAENLPEVIRNLQDVDIGLEKEIIIVDDGSTDGSRQLLENLEESNIRTYYHSENRGKGCAVRTGISFVSGDIVLIQDADLEYDPKDYPALIRPIIEGSSSVVYGSRRLSKSPVSYSRYLWGSWFLTRVANLLFSSGLTDLYTCYKVFRTDVIQDLDMKCRGFEFCPEVTAKLSNRHIEITEVPISYYPRSFSEGKKIRWHDGLVGLWTLIQNRFWSKQT
- a CDS encoding UbiA family prenyltransferase, with the translated sequence MNSKLDEKILNMLDEANFLTLGTSVGGNSSAANVFFANDGFDIYCFTFNPTRKAEQMRVNPRVQCVVRPDGTEGIKELQIEGKASQIKDSAEIEKAYNMILEVTDAFKTYMEDEFLKKNKVIGYYKIEPTVVKYVDFYAEDQFEWREFPENRESLGAAILKGMLRKVGLYLRAVRAPFFTASIAPVALGGAVAYFNFGAFDWSLFWWTFLGAILAHAGTNTANDYSDHVTRNDEVNKLFSPFNGGSRMIQAGLMSPAKVFILSLTAFAGAIAIGLKLNAQLHGAPFALSPLLWFGVAGVALGIFYTGAPLRFSYNGFGDLGVMLGFGPVMALGAHYVQKQALLPAVEWNYLPILAASVPVAILVGLILFINGFQDYRADREVGKRTWIVRTADGGDVADYARPFAIYKASLYLTFIYILALGVAGAVNADFSTPWVVIALAPFLLARKAIKMGEAWLMRWAERDADREKLPYELLLVNVATIGTHFSVGLLMTLGYWLGSVL